The following DNA comes from Mya arenaria isolate MELC-2E11 chromosome 11, ASM2691426v1.
CTCCTTTGGCAACAGTCTTGTTGTCATCAACACCATAAGCTGAGTTGTTGGACACAtttttcaggaagaaaaaaaaaacagtcatttCAATTCGAGTCATTCATGAAAAACTTTCCACGGGTATTGACATATAAGAGTGAACATGTGCTCTTtctgaaaaacacacacaacgaAATACgtgtattacttaaaaaaatacttcgGTGGTAGCTATACTCTACCGAATACAGATGTAGCCGGGTTGTCATATTAGCTATCAGCCTTTTTAACACCGTTggtatttaaaatagtttatgtacAAACTTAACAGGAAAACGtgtttgtaatatgtttaagttttcaAAGACATTTCTCATACATACTGAGTGGCAATGTAAAAATGCATGTCAAGAAAGCGATCAACGATCAATTACCGAACAGTTAACGTAGTGATATAGTGGATTACCACGTTGATGGTTAAGTTGTTGGTTGACAGCTTACACGAGACACCTGCACAACAACTATTTCTCGGTCGATCCATCACTGTATTACTCATTAACAAATAATTACACTCCAACCATTTTCCACTTGTATTTTTCGACAATATTATTgccattttcattaaaaatatcagataacaAGAGTTCGAGTTGAGATATAAAGCACCTCACCCTCTCGCCGCTGAGGAACGATCACAGTGTTACACACGATCAAATTGTTGCTGAGGATCACAGTGTTACACACGATCACAGTGTTACACACGATCACAgtgtaaaacaatatcacagTGTTACACCCGACCAAAGTGTTGCAGACGATCACAGTGTTACACACGATCACAGTGTTACACACGATCACAgtgtaaaacaatatcacagTGTTATACACGATCATAGTGTTACACACGATCACAgtgtaaaacaatatcacagTGTAATACACGATCACAGTGTAACACACGATCACAGTGTAATACATGATCACAGTGTTACACACGATCACAGTGTAATACACGATCACAgtgtaaaacaatatcacagTGTTTCACACGATCACAGTGTTATACACGATCATAGTGTTACACACGATCATAGTGTTACACACGATCACAGTGTAACACACGATCACAgtgtaaaacaatatcacagTGTTATACACGATCATAGTGTTACACACGATCACAGTGTAAAACAATTTCACAGTGTTATACATGATCATAGTGTTACCCACGATCACAGTGTAACAGACGATCACAGTGTTACACACGATCACAGTGTTATATACGATCACAGTGTAATACAGGATCACAGTGTTATACACGATCATAGTGTTACCCACGATCACAGTGTTACACACGATCACAGTGTTATATACGATCACAGTGTAATACAGGATCACAGTGTTATACATGATCATAGTGTTACACACGATCACAGTGTTACACACGATCACAGTGTTATATACGATCACAGTGTAATACAGGATCACAGTGTTACACACGATCACAGTGTTACACACGATCACAGTGTTATATACGATCACAGTGTAATACAGGATCACAGTGTTATATACGATCACAGTGTAATACACGATCATAGTGTTACACACGATCACAGTGTTACACACGATCACAGTGTTATATACGATCACAGTGTAATACACGATCACAGTGTTACACACGATCACAGTGTTATATACGATCACAGTGTAATACAGGATCACAGTGTTATACATGATCATAGTGTTATATACGATCACAGTGTTATACACGATCACAGTGTTACACACGATCACAGTGTTACACACGATCACAGTGTTATATACGTTCACAGTGTTATATACGATCACAGTGTTATACACGATCATAGTGTTACACACTATCACAGTGTTACACACGATCACAGTGTTATATACGATCACAGTGTAATACAGGATCACAGTGTTATACACGATCATAGTGTTACCCACGATCACAGTGTAACAGACGATCACAGTGTTATATACGATCACAGTGTAATACATGATCATAGTGTAATACTCGATCACAGTGTAATACATGATCACAGTGTAATACATGATCAAAGTGTAATACATGATCACAGTGTTACATACGATCACAGTGTAATACACGATCACAGTGTTACATACGATCACAGTGTAATACACGATCACAGTGTAATACATGATCACAGTGTAATACATGATCATAGTGTTACATACGCTCACAATGTAATACACGATCACAGTGTAATACATGATCACAGTGTAATACACGATCACAGTGTAATACACGATCACAGTGTTACATACGATCACAGTGTAATACATGATCACAGTGTAATACATGATCACAGTGTAATACATGATCACAGTGTAATACATGATCATAGTGTAATACATGATCACAGTGTAATATATGATCACAGTGTAATACATGATCATAGTGTAATACATGATCACAGTGTAATACATGATCACAGTGTAATACATGATCATAGTGTTACACACGATCACACACTTATATACTTTCAATCTTTATATATAGGTCATGAAGGTGAATGGAATGGATTTCAAAAAACAGGTTGAACATGCTcgatctacttgatctacttttttgtttacatttacatCGCATTGCTACTCGAACACCTGATATGGTCATTTTACCGATTAAACAGTGGTTACgtacaaccatttttttttcttatcagAAGGTAACTTTTTTTGACATTGTTTAATGTTGAGTACGCAAGCGGAGCTTTCCCCCCATGTGTTGGGGGTCGTATAGGACTAGAAACCAGTGTTATCTTGcgtgcaaattggtcaattgactCAAGAATATATATAGgaaatttaatacatgtaagtGGTGTTTGACCTAAAACAAGAAGAGAACCAATGTTCATATAGAACTACATACAACatcatattaaaattattggTTACACTTGTTTATAGAGAGAAACGAAAATGTTCAGTTCCATGTCTAAAAGATTGAATTTCCATGTTTAACTCCATCCTGTTATGTTGTATACGTGCATGGGCCTGTCCTATACATACAAACGAAGAATGCGAAAGTTAAGCGCACTAACATGTTGTCGACTAAATTGGTAAAGAAGACAGAACCCACTCGTCTGAAACAACACAGAACTTGATGATGCATTGGTTCCTGGGCAGGAATGCGGCTCAATTTGTTCACAGGTGGTGTCTCGGCAGAAGAGAAGTGTTTTCCCAGGCGAAATCTGGCATTAGGACAGCCTGCTTGAACTTAGGCCAACCTAAGCCACATGGCAAGTCTGGGGGTTGTCATTCTTGAATATGTGAAGTGGCCCGGCCTATCGTCTGAAAAAGGCTTCAACATAAAATACTCTT
Coding sequences within:
- the LOC128208633 gene encoding NADH-ubiquinone oxidoreductase chain 5-like produces the protein MYYTVIMYYTVIMYYTVIMYYTVIVCNTVIVYYTVIVYYTVIMYYTVIVYYIVSVCNTMIMYYTVIMYYTVIVYYTVIVCNTVIVYYTVIVCNTVIMYYTLIMYYTVIMYYTVIEYYTMIMYYTVIVYNTVIVCYTVIVGNTMIVYNTVILYYTVIVYNTVIVCNTVIVCNTMIVYNTVIVYNTVNVYNTVIVCNTVIVCNTVIVYNTVIVYNTMIMYNTVILYYTVIVYNTVIVCNTVIVYYTVIVYNTVIVCNTVIVCNTMIVYYTVIVYNTVILYYTVIVYNTVIVCNTVIVCNTVILYYTVIVYNTVIVCNTVIVCNTMIMYNTVILYYTVIVYNTVIVCNTVIVGNTMIVYNTVILYYTVIVYNTVIVCNTVIVCYTVIVGNTMIMYNTVKLFYTVIVCNTMIVYNTVILFYTVIVCYTVIVCNTMIVCNTMIVYNTVIV